In Plantibacter sp. PA-3-X8, one DNA window encodes the following:
- a CDS encoding SURF1 family protein — protein sequence MSAGWRFAFSRRWLGYLGVAIVFAIVCVLLSNWQLARASEKEEEVQRIETNWDATPIPLDEALPSLDSFSVADEWHPVSMSGTYLPDEQLLVRNRPRNNQAGFNVLTPLRLANGDVFIVDRGWVAANDSLEAPESVPAPPSGEVSVVVRIRPGEPTLPGRGAADGQVATINLPQIAELRGETLYSGAYGMLLSESPAPAEAAPLGPIKPEPNEGMHLSYALQWVVFALMGFIFLAYAIRQEYRILNSDDPKEQRRAAARAERLAAKARSDADIEDEILEASR from the coding sequence ATGAGCGCGGGCTGGCGGTTCGCCTTCAGCCGCCGTTGGCTCGGCTACCTCGGCGTCGCGATCGTGTTCGCGATCGTGTGCGTCCTCCTCTCCAACTGGCAGCTCGCCCGCGCGAGCGAGAAGGAGGAGGAGGTCCAGCGCATCGAGACCAATTGGGACGCGACCCCGATCCCGCTCGACGAAGCGCTGCCGTCGCTGGACTCCTTCAGCGTGGCCGACGAATGGCACCCGGTGTCGATGAGTGGCACCTACCTGCCTGACGAACAGCTGCTGGTCCGGAACCGTCCCCGGAACAACCAGGCGGGCTTCAACGTCCTCACGCCGCTCCGACTTGCCAACGGAGACGTGTTCATCGTCGACCGTGGCTGGGTCGCTGCGAACGATTCACTCGAAGCACCCGAGTCGGTCCCGGCCCCTCCGAGCGGTGAGGTCTCGGTCGTCGTCCGCATCCGACCCGGCGAACCGACGCTCCCGGGCCGCGGGGCCGCCGACGGCCAGGTGGCCACGATCAACCTCCCGCAGATCGCCGAACTCCGCGGCGAGACGCTCTACTCCGGTGCGTACGGCATGCTCCTCTCGGAGAGCCCGGCGCCTGCCGAGGCGGCACCGCTCGGTCCGATCAAGCCCGAGCCGAACGAGGGGATGCACCTCTCGTACGCGCTGCAATGGGTGGTCTTCGCGCTGATGGGCTTCATCTTCCTCGCCTATGCCATCCGTCAGGAGTACCGCATCCTGAACTCCGACGACCCGAAGGAGCAGCGGCGTGCGGCTGCGCGCGCCGAACGGCTCGCCGCGAAGGCACGGTCCGACGCCGACATCGAGGATGAGATCCTCGAAGCGAGTCGCTGA
- a CDS encoding DUF3099 domain-containing protein: MKQQSITSLPPAPEQERRQRLIKYSITMGVRLLCLAALPFVQGGWMFAVAAGAIFLPYVAVIIANAGSLPSQGAIERPTGVVVSQRPIIVDDSVPPRPADQA, translated from the coding sequence ATGAAGCAGCAGAGCATCACCTCCCTCCCACCGGCTCCCGAACAAGAGCGCCGGCAGCGGCTCATCAAGTACTCGATCACCATGGGTGTCCGGTTGCTTTGCCTCGCTGCGCTCCCGTTCGTCCAGGGCGGTTGGATGTTCGCGGTCGCAGCCGGTGCCATCTTCCTGCCGTACGTCGCCGTCATCATCGCGAACGCCGGGTCGCTGCCGTCGCAGGGGGCCATCGAGCGCCCCACCGGTGTCGTCGTGTCCCAGCGGCCGATCATCGTCGACGACTCGGTTCCGCCTCGTCCGGCCGACCAGGCATGA
- the fabG gene encoding 3-oxoacyl-ACP reductase FabG has protein sequence MTAPRTVLVTGGNRGIGFAIAEEFVAQGHRVAVTARSGEGPAGTLTVRADVTDAASVDAAFNEIESELGPVEVLVANAGITKDTLLMRMSEDDFDQVVDTNLGGSFRVVKRASKGMLKARFGRIVLISSVVGLYGSAGQVNYAASKSGLIGMARSITRELGARGITANVIAPGFIETDMTAELPAETQAEYKKSIPAARFASANEVAKVVTWIAGDDAGYISGAVIPVDGGLGMGH, from the coding sequence ATGACCGCACCACGCACCGTACTCGTCACCGGAGGCAACCGGGGGATCGGCTTCGCCATCGCCGAGGAGTTCGTCGCGCAGGGTCACCGCGTCGCCGTCACCGCACGATCCGGCGAGGGCCCCGCTGGCACGTTGACCGTCCGCGCGGACGTCACCGACGCCGCCTCCGTCGACGCGGCGTTCAACGAGATCGAGTCGGAGCTCGGGCCGGTCGAGGTGCTCGTCGCGAATGCGGGCATCACGAAGGACACCTTGCTCATGCGGATGAGCGAAGACGACTTCGACCAGGTGGTCGACACGAACCTCGGCGGCTCCTTCCGCGTCGTCAAGCGCGCGTCCAAGGGCATGCTCAAGGCACGCTTTGGACGCATCGTGCTCATCTCCAGCGTCGTGGGTCTCTACGGGTCCGCCGGCCAGGTCAACTACGCGGCCTCGAAGAGCGGCCTCATCGGCATGGCGCGATCCATCACCCGCGAGCTCGGTGCACGTGGGATCACGGCGAACGTGATCGCCCCGGGGTTCATCGAGACCGACATGACCGCCGAACTGCCCGCCGAGACCCAGGCCGAGTACAAGAAGAGCATCCCGGCAGCGCGTTTCGCGAGTGCGAACGAGGTCGCGAAGGTCGTCACGTGGATCGCCGGTGACGACGCGGGCTACATCTCCGGCGCCGTCATCCCGGTCGACGGCGGCCTCGGCATGGGTCACTGA
- the serB gene encoding phosphoserine phosphatase SerB yields the protein MSTERSAVADPEAALPPQAGRGVRFLAVLDADSTLIQNEVIELLAEEVGSLPEVAAITERAMRGDLDFADSLRARVATLAGLPVDRIPVIAERIRTTAGLETLIGRLHAHGSRIGVVSGGFHELLDPLAEVLGLDHVRANRLETADGRLTGGLSGPIIDAAAKAAALQEWADEDGVPLGRTIAIGDGANDLEMMAVAGLSVAFNAKPIVRRHADVVAGRVDLAGVLPLLGL from the coding sequence ATGAGTACCGAGCGTTCGGCAGTGGCGGATCCCGAGGCAGCACTCCCCCCACAGGCCGGACGAGGCGTCCGGTTCCTCGCGGTCCTCGACGCCGACTCGACGCTCATCCAGAACGAGGTGATCGAGCTGCTCGCCGAGGAGGTCGGCAGCCTTCCTGAGGTCGCCGCCATCACCGAGCGCGCCATGCGCGGTGACCTCGACTTCGCCGACAGCCTCCGGGCCCGGGTCGCGACGCTCGCGGGCCTGCCCGTCGACCGGATCCCGGTGATCGCCGAACGGATCCGGACGACGGCCGGCCTGGAGACGCTGATCGGCCGGCTGCATGCGCACGGGTCACGGATCGGTGTCGTGTCCGGCGGGTTCCATGAACTGCTCGACCCGCTCGCGGAGGTACTCGGCCTCGACCATGTGCGGGCGAACCGCCTCGAGACCGCCGACGGTCGGTTGACGGGAGGCCTCAGCGGTCCCATCATCGACGCGGCGGCGAAGGCGGCCGCACTGCAGGAGTGGGCCGACGAGGACGGCGTGCCGTTGGGACGGACGATCGCGATCGGCGACGGAGCCAACGACCTCGAGATGATGGCCGTCGCCGGGCTCTCGGTCGCGTTCAACGCGAAGCCGATCGTCCGCCGCCATGCCGACGTCGTCGCCGGGCGGGTCGACCTCGCCGGCGTCCTCCCGCTCCTCGGGCTCTGA
- a CDS encoding glucose-1-phosphate adenylyltransferase: MAASKKIFGIVLAGGEGKRLMPLTADRAKPAVPFGGQYRLIDFALSNLINSGLTQIVVLTQYKSHSLDRHVSQTWRLSGLLDSYVASVPAQQRLGKRWFSGSADAILQSLNLIRDEKPDIVVVVGADHVYRMDFAQMIEAHIASGKKATVAAIRQPISLADQFGVIDVDADDPTTIARFLEKPLDAPGLPDSPGEVLASMGNYVFDADALMQAVIDDGEVTSSNHDMGGDIVPYFVDRGEAGVYDLQRNDVPGSTDRDRYYWRDVGTIESFYEAHQDLISTLPIFNLYNRDWPIFSSQLNSPPAKFVRDAKGNLGQTIDSIVSLGSLLSGAHIERSVLGPWALVESGAHVSDSVVFDKVHIEPDAVVKRAILDKDVVVTSGASVGVDHDRDRARGFTVTESGLTVVGKGVRVVP, translated from the coding sequence ATGGCCGCCTCAAAGAAGATCTTCGGAATCGTCCTCGCTGGTGGGGAAGGGAAGCGGTTGATGCCGCTGACCGCAGACCGCGCGAAACCGGCCGTACCGTTCGGCGGGCAGTACCGCCTGATCGATTTCGCGCTGTCGAACCTCATCAACTCCGGACTCACCCAGATCGTCGTCCTCACCCAGTACAAGTCCCACAGCCTCGACCGCCACGTCTCGCAGACCTGGCGGTTGTCCGGCCTGCTCGACTCCTATGTCGCGTCCGTGCCGGCGCAGCAGCGTCTCGGGAAGCGCTGGTTCAGCGGATCCGCCGACGCGATCCTGCAGAGCCTCAACCTGATCCGCGACGAGAAGCCCGACATCGTCGTGGTCGTCGGCGCCGACCACGTCTACCGCATGGACTTTGCGCAGATGATCGAGGCGCACATCGCCTCGGGCAAGAAGGCGACGGTCGCCGCGATCCGTCAGCCCATCTCCCTCGCCGACCAGTTCGGCGTCATCGACGTCGACGCGGACGACCCGACGACCATCGCCCGCTTCCTCGAGAAGCCGCTCGACGCGCCGGGCCTGCCCGACTCCCCCGGCGAGGTGCTCGCCTCGATGGGCAACTACGTCTTCGACGCCGACGCACTCATGCAGGCGGTCATCGACGACGGTGAGGTGACGAGCTCGAACCACGACATGGGTGGCGACATCGTCCCGTACTTCGTCGACCGCGGTGAGGCCGGCGTCTACGACCTCCAGCGGAACGACGTGCCCGGCTCAACGGATCGCGATCGCTACTACTGGCGCGACGTGGGGACGATCGAGTCGTTCTACGAGGCCCACCAGGACCTCATCTCGACGCTGCCGATCTTCAACCTGTACAACCGCGACTGGCCGATCTTCAGTTCGCAGCTGAACTCGCCGCCGGCGAAGTTCGTGCGGGACGCGAAGGGCAACCTCGGCCAGACCATCGACTCGATCGTCTCCCTCGGTTCGCTGCTGTCCGGTGCCCACATCGAGCGCAGTGTCCTCGGGCCATGGGCGCTCGTGGAATCCGGCGCCCACGTCTCCGACTCGGTCGTGTTCGACAAGGTCCACATCGAACCGGACGCCGTCGTCAAGCGGGCTATCCTGGACAAGGATGTGGTGGTCACCTCCGGCGCGAGCGTCGGTGTCGACCACGACCGTGACCGCGCTCGCGGTTTCACCGTCACCGAATCCGGTCTCACCGTGGTTGGCAAGGGAGTACGCGTCGTTCCATGA
- the glgA gene encoding glycogen synthase, with translation MRVDLVTKEYPPEIYGGAGVHVSELVKSLRSDIDVTVRCFGAPRDEADTVAYGVPAELQGANGALTTLGTDLLIAQDVAGADLVHSHTWYANGAGHLASLLHGIPHVVTAHSLEPLRPWKAEQLGGGYRVSSWIEQSAYEGAAAVVAVSDGMRRDILRSYPSLDPAKVQVIYNGIDLTDWQPRVDDELLRSLGIDPSRPSVVFVGRITRQKGLPYLLRAARLLPPDVQLILCAGAPDTPEILAEVKGLVEELQRERTGVVWIERLLPRHELCTVLTAATTFVCPSIYEPLGIVNLEAMACGAAVVGTGTGGIPEVVQDGVTGRIVPLAQASDGTGTPLDPERFVADLAATLTEVVQDPAQARAYGAAGRRRAESDFSWSRIATQTAELYRSLV, from the coding sequence ATGCGAGTTGATCTTGTGACAAAGGAGTACCCGCCGGAGATCTATGGCGGCGCAGGCGTCCACGTGTCGGAGCTGGTGAAATCCCTCCGTAGCGACATCGACGTGACCGTGCGCTGCTTCGGCGCTCCGCGCGACGAGGCCGACACCGTCGCGTACGGTGTCCCGGCCGAGCTCCAGGGGGCGAACGGCGCCCTAACGACCCTCGGGACGGACCTCCTGATCGCCCAGGACGTCGCCGGGGCCGACCTCGTGCACTCGCACACCTGGTACGCGAACGGCGCCGGTCACCTCGCGTCACTGCTGCACGGCATCCCGCACGTCGTGACCGCGCACAGTCTGGAGCCGCTCCGCCCGTGGAAGGCCGAGCAGCTCGGCGGCGGGTACCGCGTGTCCAGCTGGATCGAGCAGTCCGCCTACGAAGGCGCCGCGGCCGTCGTCGCGGTCAGCGACGGCATGCGTCGCGACATCCTGCGGTCGTACCCGAGCCTCGACCCGGCCAAGGTGCAGGTCATCTACAACGGCATCGACCTGACCGACTGGCAGCCACGCGTGGACGACGAGCTGCTGCGGTCCCTCGGCATCGACCCGTCCCGTCCCTCCGTCGTCTTCGTCGGTCGGATCACCCGTCAGAAGGGGCTGCCGTACCTGCTCCGCGCGGCCCGACTGCTGCCGCCCGACGTGCAGCTCATCCTGTGTGCCGGCGCTCCCGACACCCCGGAGATCCTCGCCGAGGTCAAGGGGCTCGTCGAGGAGCTGCAGCGCGAGCGCACCGGGGTGGTGTGGATCGAACGACTGCTCCCGCGTCACGAGTTGTGCACCGTCCTCACCGCCGCCACGACCTTCGTGTGCCCGTCGATCTACGAGCCACTCGGCATCGTCAACCTCGAGGCGATGGCCTGCGGTGCCGCCGTGGTCGGGACGGGGACCGGCGGCATCCCGGAGGTCGTGCAGGACGGTGTGACCGGCAGGATCGTCCCGCTCGCGCAGGCCTCCGACGGCACCGGCACCCCGCTCGACCCGGAACGCTTCGTCGCCGACCTCGCCGCCACCCTCACCGAGGTCGTCCAGGATCCCGCCCAGGCGAGGGCGTACGGGGCCGCTGGTCGCCGACGCGCGGAGTCCGACTTCAGCTGGTCGCGCATCGCCACCCAGACGGCGGAGCTGTACCGCAGCCTGGTCTGA
- a CDS encoding ABC transporter ATP-binding protein, translated as MPSVLQFSDVSVVRNLNPILDGVDWTVTGDQRWIVLGPNGAGKTTLLQLAATLIHPSKGTVSVLDETLGRVDVFELRPRIGFASSALAKRVPPEETVLDVVLTAAYSVTGRWVEQYEDIDVKRASRVLAEWKLDHLADRRFGTLSDGEQKRVQIARAIMTDPELLLLDEPAASLDLGTREELVELLGGYASADDSPAIIMVTHHVEEIPVGFTHVLLVRDGGIVAAGPIAETLTAEHLSETFDLPIELSEEDGRFHARSVRAGRSAVAPS; from the coding sequence ATGCCGAGCGTGTTGCAGTTCTCCGATGTGTCCGTCGTCCGTAACCTCAACCCCATCCTCGATGGCGTCGACTGGACGGTGACGGGCGACCAGCGATGGATCGTCCTCGGCCCGAACGGCGCCGGCAAGACGACGCTCCTGCAGCTCGCGGCGACGCTCATCCACCCCTCGAAGGGCACGGTCTCCGTGCTCGACGAGACGCTCGGCCGGGTCGACGTCTTCGAACTGCGCCCGCGCATCGGCTTCGCGTCCTCCGCCCTCGCGAAGCGGGTGCCGCCGGAGGAGACCGTCCTGGACGTCGTGCTCACGGCGGCCTACTCGGTCACCGGGCGCTGGGTCGAGCAGTACGAGGACATCGACGTGAAGCGCGCGTCGCGGGTCCTCGCGGAGTGGAAGCTCGACCACCTCGCCGACCGCCGCTTCGGCACGCTCAGCGACGGCGAGCAGAAGCGCGTGCAGATCGCGCGGGCCATCATGACCGACCCCGAACTCCTCCTGCTCGACGAGCCGGCAGCGAGCCTCGACCTCGGCACGCGCGAGGAGCTCGTCGAGCTGCTCGGCGGCTACGCGAGCGCCGACGACTCACCGGCGATCATCATGGTGACCCACCACGTCGAAGAGATCCCCGTCGGGTTCACCCACGTCCTGCTCGTTCGCGACGGCGGCATCGTCGCCGCCGGTCCGATCGCCGAGACACTCACGGCCGAGCACCTCAGCGAGACCTTCGACCTCCCGATCGAGCTGAGCGAGGAGGACGGCCGGTTCCACGCCCGCTCCGTCCGCGCCGGACGCTCGGCCGTCGCCCCCTCCTGA
- a CDS encoding type B 50S ribosomal protein L31: MKSDIHPTYEAVVFRDLASGATFLTRSTVSSGKTIDLDGVTYPVIDVEISSESHPFYTGKQRIMDSAGRVEKFNQRFKGFGK, encoded by the coding sequence ATGAAATCTGACATCCACCCCACGTACGAAGCCGTCGTCTTCCGCGACCTCGCCTCCGGCGCGACGTTCCTCACGCGCTCGACGGTCTCGTCGGGCAAGACGATCGACCTCGACGGCGTCACCTACCCGGTGATCGACGTGGAGATCTCGTCCGAGTCGCACCCGTTCTACACGGGTAAGCAGCGCATCATGGACTCCGCCGGTCGCGTCGAGAAGTTCAACCAGCGCTTCAAGGGCTTCGGCAAGTAG
- a CDS encoding 3'-5' exonuclease, translated as MNTVDANPHWTDRLAVFDLETTGIEVETSRIVTAFVGVITADGSVERSWSWMADPGVEIPPRAAEIHGVTTERARAEGRPAPAVVGEIVAVLTELFAARTPVVAYNAPYDFSLLHFEAERHGVTSIDDPSPVVDPLILDRRLDTFRRGKRTLEVVAALHGVPLEGAHDAGVDAVAAGRVAQAIGRLHADALPTSVDELHEAQRTWSLEQAESFQSYMRRVRDPEFIADGAWPIRTGRPAARPEAPIIVPADQLPIGI; from the coding sequence GTGAACACGGTCGACGCGAATCCCCACTGGACGGACCGCCTGGCGGTCTTCGATCTCGAGACGACGGGCATCGAGGTGGAGACGAGTCGCATCGTGACCGCCTTCGTCGGTGTCATCACCGCGGACGGTTCGGTCGAACGCTCGTGGTCGTGGATGGCCGACCCCGGGGTCGAGATCCCCCCTCGCGCCGCCGAGATCCACGGCGTCACGACGGAGCGGGCCCGGGCGGAGGGGCGTCCGGCACCGGCCGTCGTCGGCGAGATCGTCGCCGTCCTCACCGAGCTGTTCGCCGCACGGACCCCGGTGGTCGCCTACAACGCGCCCTACGACTTCTCCCTCCTGCACTTCGAGGCGGAGCGACACGGGGTGACCTCGATCGACGACCCGTCCCCCGTCGTCGACCCGCTGATCCTCGACCGGCGGCTCGACACCTTCCGGCGCGGCAAGCGGACGCTCGAGGTCGTCGCCGCCCTACACGGCGTTCCGCTCGAGGGTGCGCACGACGCGGGGGTGGACGCCGTCGCCGCCGGACGCGTCGCTCAGGCCATCGGTCGGCTTCATGCCGACGCCCTGCCGACGAGCGTCGACGAGTTGCACGAGGCCCAGCGGACCTGGTCGCTCGAGCAGGCGGAGAGCTTCCAGTCCTACATGCGCCGCGTGCGCGATCCCGAGTTCATCGCCGACGGTGCCTGGCCCATCCGCACCGGACGCCCTGCCGCCCGACCCGAGGCACCGATCATCGTCCCAGCGGACCAGCTGCCCATCGGCATCTGA
- a CDS encoding alpha/beta fold hydrolase yields the protein MPVESPYADQLDRIPVRERSLIVDGAETRFWDYGDHEASTTIVMVHGFRGDHHGLEPVVAQLSGFRIIAPDLPGFGSSAPFPEATHSVEGYAAWLGRFIEELHLTGRVVLLGHSFGSIVSSAAVAGGLRPDDLVLVNPIAAPALQGPRGVLTRLAVFYYWSSAKLPKRLGFAFLRNKGVVRIMSVAMSKTKDPTLRRWIHAQHDQYFSAFADREVVLESFTASVSHDVSEYADRIPSRTLLIAAERDDITPVAAQYALAKRFADAQLHVIPGVGHLIHYEEPHDAAQRLTAFLADDRTDA from the coding sequence ATGCCCGTCGAATCACCGTACGCCGACCAGCTCGACCGCATCCCCGTCCGGGAGCGCTCGCTCATCGTGGACGGAGCCGAGACGCGGTTCTGGGACTACGGCGACCACGAGGCGTCGACGACGATCGTCATGGTGCACGGGTTCCGGGGCGACCACCACGGCCTCGAACCGGTCGTCGCGCAGCTCTCCGGGTTCCGGATCATCGCTCCGGACCTCCCCGGCTTCGGCAGCTCGGCACCCTTCCCCGAGGCCACCCACTCCGTGGAGGGGTACGCCGCCTGGCTGGGACGGTTCATCGAGGAGCTGCACCTGACCGGCCGTGTCGTCCTGCTCGGGCACTCGTTCGGCTCGATCGTGTCGAGCGCCGCCGTCGCCGGGGGACTCCGACCGGACGACCTCGTCCTCGTGAACCCGATCGCCGCCCCCGCGCTCCAGGGCCCTCGAGGTGTCCTGACGAGGCTCGCGGTCTTCTACTACTGGTCGTCCGCGAAGCTCCCGAAACGCCTGGGATTCGCCTTCCTCCGGAACAAGGGCGTCGTGCGCATCATGAGCGTCGCGATGTCGAAGACCAAGGACCCCACGCTCCGTCGGTGGATCCACGCCCAGCACGACCAGTACTTCAGCGCCTTCGCCGACCGGGAGGTCGTCCTCGAGTCGTTCACCGCCTCGGTCAGCCACGACGTCAGCGAGTACGCCGACCGCATCCCCAGCCGCACGCTGCTCATCGCAGCCGAGCGTGACGACATCACGCCCGTGGCCGCGCAGTACGCGCTCGCGAAGCGGTTCGCCGACGCGCAGCTGCACGTCATCCCGGGCGTCGGACACCTCATCCACTACGAGGAGCCGCACGACGCGGCGCAGCGCCTCACCGCGTTCCTCGCGGACGACCGCACCGACGCCTGA
- a CDS encoding Sir2 family NAD-dependent protein deacetylase, producing the protein MSTLIAAGDPADETAEAGLERAIELLTDRRVAFLTGAGVSTDSGIPDYRGQGAPVRTPMTVDQFLSNDDAARKRYWAGSHLGWKRFDGARPNAGHRAIALLEEAGIADGVITQNVDGLHVRAGSRRVVDLHGSMDRVSCLSCGQSYARSSIAERMTALNPWLDTETDVTINPDGDAEVGRVDEIVVPVCTVCGGMLKPDVVFFGEFIPTEKYAEAAALVRGADALVIAGSSLVVNSGIRLLELARRKRLPIVVINRGVTKADGRADVKLDAGASETLTGIAARLVPSAFTSVVSQEATDA; encoded by the coding sequence ATGAGCACGCTGATCGCAGCAGGGGATCCCGCTGACGAGACGGCCGAGGCCGGGCTCGAACGGGCGATCGAGCTGCTCACGGACCGCCGTGTCGCCTTCCTCACCGGGGCCGGCGTGAGCACGGACTCCGGCATCCCCGACTACCGGGGCCAGGGCGCTCCGGTGCGGACCCCCATGACGGTCGACCAGTTCCTGTCCAATGACGACGCCGCGCGCAAACGCTACTGGGCCGGCAGCCACCTCGGGTGGAAGCGGTTCGACGGAGCTCGCCCGAACGCCGGCCACCGGGCGATCGCGCTCCTCGAGGAGGCCGGCATCGCCGACGGCGTCATCACGCAGAACGTCGACGGCCTCCACGTCAGGGCCGGCTCGCGCCGAGTGGTCGACCTGCACGGGTCGATGGACCGCGTCAGCTGTCTCTCCTGCGGTCAGAGCTACGCCAGGTCGAGCATCGCGGAGCGCATGACGGCCCTGAACCCCTGGCTCGACACCGAGACGGACGTGACGATCAACCCGGACGGTGACGCCGAGGTCGGGCGCGTGGACGAGATCGTCGTCCCCGTGTGCACGGTCTGCGGCGGCATGTTGAAGCCGGACGTGGTCTTCTTCGGCGAATTCATTCCGACGGAGAAGTACGCCGAGGCGGCAGCACTCGTGCGCGGCGCCGACGCACTCGTGATCGCCGGGTCGTCGCTCGTGGTCAACTCGGGGATCCGGCTCCTCGAACTCGCCCGCCGGAAGCGGTTGCCGATCGTCGTCATCAACCGCGGCGTCACGAAGGCGGACGGCCGCGCGGACGTGAAGCTCGACGCTGGTGCCAGTGAGACGCTCACCGGGATCGCCGCCCGCCTGGTCCCGTCCGCATTCACGAGCGTCGTCTCGCAGGAGGCGACCGACGCCTGA